The sequence tttatttattttttgctaaAAGGTGTATATATGGTATGTTGATATTTGATGCAATTAAGGAAGGAGCGTCAGTTGTATGCCTAACTAGCCCTCCCCTGCTGACTCGccattccttttcttttattcatttatttatcttttgcaTTTATGAATCTCTATGGCTTGGGAAATTGATGGgacttcaaaatttttattttgttgagaAATTAATGTCacttttttaaatcaaaagaaaTGAGTCAAAggaattttttgaaatttttaatattaatatttaatttaatactagTAATGAAGTACTATtccaataatttttatataactccatattcaaatttgtaatttaacAGTGGCagaatttctataattttattaatttaaaaaaataaaaagtgacaatttttatcttttgaaaggatattaaaatagaatattattacatgaaaaaaatataaaatgaaaagaatatatGGTTATTGTAGAAGGTATAAAAATGATCTCAAATGTTGTACTGAAAATAATGAATACAGATAGTAGTTTAATGAAATCATTAATCTTGTACAGgttgttaaaattattaacaaacAAATAAGGTTGGTGACCGACAGTTAAGAATGGGGAATTATTTCAAATGTTACAGCAGTGAGACTTCAAAAAATATGATGAATATTTATTcctgaaaattaataattagtacTTTGTAACTCAAAATCTTATACTGGTATTAGTATTTGTATATGTTTTGTTAAGCAGTCATGTATCAGCTAACTATTTtgattaagaagaaaaagacaattaatCCATTTGTTTTTGGGTATCCATAAGATGTTTCTGCCCTTGCCGAGGCAATTCATTAATCTTTTTGAAATGGACTACTATCTTAAAAGTTACTGCTGAGATTAAATGAATGTCATGTTAAATGTTTAAAtgttaaaacttaaaattctaaatatttcaaattgaGCAAAATACCACATTATGAGCATATCcctttaacttttattttaaacttttatagctgaagaaatattaaattttatttttaataagtaaatgctttaaaattataatttttgaaaagatcccattattattaattaaaaaataatgtaagaaagtagttttaaaaatatttattaaattattttagaaaagtaaaattaattgcaTTCTATTAAGCTAAAGTGTGTTTATGGAAAGAAATTTGATAAtgtttaaaaagatattatctTGAGTTTTTGGCTCGGGGACTCAACTCCCGAGGCGGTATTTATAACAGGACCTTAGGTCTTGCCTTTTGCATATATGCACATATTGTGTCCGGAGTTAGGAGACATTGGCAAAACTCATCTACAAGTATTATTAGATAGATATTCCTTGATTTTGTTTCAAGCTTATCAAACCCTTATTTATTCAtgtttttgtgattttttatttacatttagttttttatttttttattgtttcaaaaaatatttaataatacagtttttacattttatatatattttcttgggttgtttttttgataaaataacttaaaacaataaaaagatatttaaagaacaataataacttaattttttttatattaaagtaTTTGTGAAAAGTTTGCTTTATTAATCTCTGTCCTGCGGCCCTTAAATCATGGCATCGTTTTCGCCTGTTTTTCTTTCCATCAAACGTCAGCATATTCTTGGATTCAGTAGTGGCGGGAGGGGGCTAGTAGGGGCCATAGCCCACCCTAGTTttccaataaaataattgcaatctttcatatatttttatattgtgtTCCTTAAGATTTGGCCCTTAAAACttcaaatatctcaaaattttctttatttctttctttatatttgtaattatctttaatattgtgttttgttaaaaaatttaaaatttatttatctatctaaaatttatatattaaaataaaaattaatttaaaattttatatatttaaattcatataatattaattataattaaattaaattctaataaaacatgtaaaatttttaaataaattgtacggtaatttatcaattatataatattaaaatatttttaaatatttatattttttcttatatatatttattttaaataaaataaatttttaattgatttcaatcatattaatctcattttttctaattcctaattatttataattttagcttAGATTGTATGAAACTTAATAgttacatattaattaattattttttagctttttagtaaaaagttattttggtaCTCCCTGAAATAAATTTGTAGCCATACCACTACTTGCTTGGAAAAGAGATACACATAAAGGTACATATTTGCCTTTTCTCTCTGTTTATTTGTAATGATAAAAGATGCCCACCTTAGTATTTGTATCATCATTACGATCCAACTATCAAAGAGACACAACACACCTCTAGACTTGATATGCCCATCATGATCATTACATTCATTCTTTATCCAATATTTAACCAACCATTGATTGTCTTTGTGCAAAGACATTTTCGTGCATCCATCTCCcaactgatttttttttttttttgtgactTTTTATTCCACATTTTATAGGTAGTTGGAACCttgattctttctttccttccttttttcttcttcttttaaatgGATTTCTTGACTGTTTACTTAGTTTTCATGAGGGCTAGAGCCTAAACATAATGGATATtgtatatatactatatagtTTGTATATAGATCTCATTCTAAATGTCAAGTAATCCATTAAGCTTACATttgatatttgaaatttttttaaggtGAACAAGTTACTACAACACATGCATTCGATCTTTGAGCCACACGAGCCGAACATCAGAAAGAACTATCAGCCCAATAAGCTATGgccttttgttaatttttgcTGTTTTGATACCTCGCTTCATTTCTATTGTCTTTTAGATTCTAGTTCCATTATGGATAAACTACTATCCTATTAAGTGATTTAGGATTTATTTGCGATTGCCATCGGTGCTAAGAAGCaggtttataattttcatttttatttattaatttggttttctaaaatttcttatataacttatttttgaaaaaaaaaagaaagtattttttctaaaagcagtttctaaatttcaaaagtaaatataCCCTCAATTCCAGATGAGCTTTTACTGACTTATAATTTGATACAGTGAGAAGCCGATTTGATTTGCTGATAGTATTATATGGCACTTAAGGGCCCAACAGTAGACCCAGCCCAAGATGTTTTATTCTTGAACAGCAGCCCAAGATGCATTTAAGTTTGGACCAAGTAGGTGGCTCATGTTTAGAAAATGGACTTTCATAAGATAGTTCAGAACTCCTGCTATGTCCCACTAAAATGATAGATCCAAACGGTTAAATTGTGTGAAGTTACTTCTAACTTTTGTTGAAATAAGTTTACAGGATCACAATACATAGATGTTTTTATTTGTCATCTCacattttactatttttctctttaaatttcttaaatgatttaaaatatgttacagttttctttatttaaaaataaaccatCTATactatacttttattttattttagttttctttttttctaacttAACATCTTAGAGTTTTAATACGTTGTTGTCCTTTATTTcaagattaattattttataataaattttagcaactaaaatggaaaaatatgCAAATATGACAAAAGAGAATTAGAGCTTTAGAAGATGATTGTGGGATCAAAGGGATTGGAGCtcaataaaactaaaacaggAATATATGTGGTGGGATCACAGAAATAATCATCTTAGATagaatattaacaaataataaatcaattattaatttaaagttaaaatctGGTGGATGGGAGTTGAATATATCAGTATAATAAGTAAACAAAGGATAAAAAGaagaactaaaaaataataattagatgTGCATTCTAccgttataaaaaaaaacgaTTAaggtttcatatttttaaaggaataaaataaatgagaacCTTATCACCACTCTCCACCGATCCAGTTTTAAAACTCGAACCTTATCCACATTGGTGAAGGCGCTTACAGCATAGTGTCACACCGTGGAGCCAACAAAACTCACGTGACAATACCACTTGCTGTCCACACTATCACATACTCGCCATGATTTCTCAGCCACCTGTCTACTTAACATCATCCACTTTATATAAACGAACAAATAAAAACTGCCATCATCTCCGTGGCTCCATCCTCATCTCCAAATATCATTGCACTAATCCTAAAAGATGATGCAATCGAACCCCAAAAAACGACATCGCACCATCAACCACCGCTACTTCTCCTCCGCCTCCGCCTCCGCCTCCAACACCACAGCCACTACACGCCTCTCCTCAACCGCTGCCATAATCGATTCCTTGTCAGATAAAACCGTCACCGAAACCTCCCAAAAACGCCGCCTAGATACCTCATTTAACGATCCAACAACCGCCGATGTCATCCTCCATCTTGTATTGGATCCCACAGCTCCATTGGCCGATGACTCTGTTTCAGTTTTTGACGACCCATCCGACGACGTACAGATCTATCTCCATTCTCACATTCTCACGCGTGCCAAATATTTCTCCGCTTTATTATCCGATCGCTGGAAAAACAACAACACTACCACCACCACAACCAACAATAACTTTATCTCTCTCAAGTTGAATGTGCCTCCTACACAAAACTCAATTGAAAATCGTTTAACAGTACTCCAACTCCTCTACACGGACGAATTCACCGCAGTAATTACCTCTCCATCGATAGCGCTCGACATTTTGCCGGTCGCACTAGAGTTATTGTTCGAAGAATGCGTAAAGAACTGCGTTAAATTCCTCGAAGCAGTGCCGTGgtgtgaagaagaagaaaaccgCGTGGTTAATTTAATTCCAACTCTTAACACAGAGGAATCTGAAGTACTGCTCGCTAGGGTTAGGGTTTCacaagataataaaaataatagtaataatgatAATGCACTATGCGAGGAAATGCTGTACggattaatattatatgcaaTGCATAACCATCCCAACACGGCGTATGTGAAAGCGTTTGTGGCGAAGGTGTTGAGAGATGTGTCGAATAGAGAATCTGCAAGGATTGTATTGGAGAGGGCATTTGAGGAGAGTTTGAAGGTGGTCAAGGAATCAATGGAAGAATATACGAGTCCTGATTTTAGAGGAGTTGATTACAATGAGACAGAGGCTATACAGAGAGTGAATTTGCACACAGCGTTGACGAATGGGAAGCATCTCTTGTGGTTAGTAGAGAGAATGATTGATTTGAAAGTGGCGGATAATGCGGTGATAGAATGGAGTGAGCAGAGTGGATTTACAGGTGATCTGCAACGTGCTTTTAGAGATGATGCTTCCAGGAATATCGTTCCTGGTCTTCCTAATGTTGTCCTTCGCTGCACTGCTAAACTTGCTAATGCTGTGGCTTCTGGTTCCATTTTGGCTCCTAGACAGGTAATGATGTTGGTACTTTGTGTTTTTATATGACATGAGTTGTTTTGTTTATTAACAAAGGTTAAGTTTTTTCTTAACTGAAATGCTGCTTGTAACTGTCTGTCAGATTGATTGTTAGAATAGCTAATAGCATTGGGTGTCGTAAAAGATGAGGTCGCTGAAAACCGGGTAGCAAGTCACATTGtagatattttgattttaggaAACAAAGGTGTAGTAGAGTAACAAAATGGTTTTCTTGTataatttgtttgttttgattttatgaCTTAGTTTTGTGGTAATACGTTGGTGgttttggattttgatttgTGGGATTAAGCAAACAGTTTGGAATTTGGTAGGGCGCAGACTGTCCATATTGGACAAATTTCCTAAACCAAACTACAAATGAGGTAAAAACCAAATTGAATTGTTTAGCTAATGAGACCAAACTAAAGTAAGtcaaaatcttataatttgGTGTAACTAGGGAAAGATCAGTGTTGGGTGGTAGTTCTTCTGAGGCCTACTGCTGCAATAAGCTAAAAGATCTCCTGTGCATGGAAAGAGTTTAGAGTATGGTTTGTGGTTAAACAATCATTTGAAGAAATGAAGAGTAGTAGAGGATTTCCATACACAATGATAACACTAGTACTTTCTTTTGTATGATTCACTGTCAAACTTGCTATGATGTCTATCAGAATTTCTGAGATGTGACTGTGTAAATGATTTTCTATGCTGAACATTCCATGAATATAGCGTAGTTTCATTGAATTTAGGCCTTCAGGGAactgtttttttattttattttatagcaTCCACATCGAGTATAACAGATGTTTAAATTCTCTACTTGCTTGTAGGTGAGGATGAAGCTTGTAAAAGACTGGCTGCCTGTTCTGATTGTGTGCAAAGATAATGTACCTCCAATGTCAGTCAGTCATAGATCACTTTACCTAGAGCTGGAAGAGACATTCCTAAAGATCATCTCCACTTTGCCCATGTCAGATGCACAAGAGTTGTTGCAGCAGTGCCTCAGCTTCTCAACTCGCAATGTTGAAGATTGCCCCCATTTGGTCAATGCATTCAACACTTGGTTTCGCCGGGCAATGCGACCCCCACAACGGAACCTTTTCTAACAATGCTCTATTACACTATTTACCTTGTCTGCTGCTTCATATGGAGATTCAGCACTTGTCAAatattgtatatattttatctgaTGTCTGTATATAAGCCCTACTTCTGAAGCAGGAGCATATCTCAATGCTTCCTTTGcgtttcttttccttttgggGGGCACTAGCtttgtttcttcttgaaaTGAACGGTGGCCTACTTCTTGTGGCTGTTTCCCATGGCATGTAATGTACATAGTTCATTATAATTTTCCACTTGGAAGTAGTTTTCTTTACCTTGTTATGGTTGTCAATTTTGATCCATTGCTTTAGTTTTGGACTGAATTATTAGTCATGGTTATTGTAGTTGCAAAGGCGCACCATTATTATGCAAGGTTTAATATGCAGGTAAAGGAGGGGAAATGAATAATAAGTAGCAATGAGGCAGAAATGGGTTCAGCTTG comes from Ricinus communis isolate WT05 ecotype wild-type chromosome 5, ASM1957865v1, whole genome shotgun sequence and encodes:
- the LOC8271418 gene encoding BTB/POZ domain-containing protein At1g63850, translating into MMQSNPKKRHRTINHRYFSSASASASNTTATTRLSSTAAIIDSLSDKTVTETSQKRRLDTSFNDPTTADVILHLVLDPTAPLADDSVSVFDDPSDDVQIYLHSHILTRAKYFSALLSDRWKNNNTTTTTTNNNFISLKLNVPPTQNSIENRLTVLQLLYTDEFTAVITSPSIALDILPVALELLFEECVKNCVKFLEAVPWCEEEENRVVNLIPTLNTEESEVLLARVRVSQDNKNNSNNDNALCEEMLYGLILYAMHNHPNTAYVKAFVAKVLRDVSNRESARIVLERAFEESLKVVKESMEEYTSPDFRGVDYNETEAIQRVNLHTALTNGKHLLWLVERMIDLKVADNAVIEWSEQSGFTGDLQRAFRDDASRNIVPGLPNVVLRCTAKLANAVASGSILAPRQVRMKLVKDWLPVLIVCKDNVPPMSVSHRSLYLELEETFLKIISTLPMSDAQELLQQCLSFSTRNVEDCPHLVNAFNTWFRRAMRPPQRNLF